The bacterium genomic interval CGGGATCTCCGGCGCAGTTGGCGGCGGGTCATGATGCAACAGTCTGCACCAAAGCCGCGCCGCGGTCAGGGCCGGAGGTCAGTGCTGCGCCTCCGGCCGCCGTTCCGCGCCCTTCGCCGCGGCCGCGCCGGCCAGCCCCGCCAGCGGCCCTTCCCGCTCCACGTCGGCGAGGGTCACCCGCGCCCGCAGCAGCTCGAGCGACGCCGCGTCGATGAACGGGGCGGGCGGGAGCCGCCGCCAGCCGGACGGAATGCGCCGGCCGACTTCCGTCTCCACCAGCCGGGAAACGAAGAGGGCGCCCGCGCCGCGGATCTGGGAGACGGCGCGGTCGATCCCCGTCGGGTCGCAGAAGCGGATCCGCTCGATGATGTTGGCCGGGACCTCCAGCCGCGCGAGCATCCGCTTGATGTACGGCTCGAAGCGGAGATCGCGCACGACGAAGAGGACCGGCCCGAGGCGCGCCTGCCGCACCGCGGCGTTGGCGAGGGCCGGATCGACGGCCACGCCGTAGACCGGCGGCCCGTCGGCGCCGATGATCTTCCGCGCCTCCTGCACGGTGTCGTCGGTGGCGACGAGGCCGTGGAACGAGGCGACCGGCGGGTGCTCCGGCCCGGTCAGGCTCTCGATGAGCATCGGCCGGACGATCGCCCCCAGCGCGGCTTCGACGTCCCGGGCGACGAGCCCGAGCTGCTCCCAGTTCTCCCCGAGGACGCCGATCCGGACGTGGTGCAGCCGGCGTTCGGCCATCCGCTGGAGGAAGCGCGCGAAGGCGGCCGGGTCGAGCCCCAGCGCCTTGGCGTCGTCGAGGGCGCGCTCGACCGCGGCGAGCAGGCGGGGCGCCTCGGGGGCCGCGGCGGCGGCCGCGCCGCGGGGCGTCGGGGCGAGATAGGTGCCGCTTCCGGGGCGCGCCACCAGCAGCCCTTCCGCCGCCAACCGCACGTAGGCCCGGTGGACCGTCTTCCGGTCCAGCCCGGTGAGCTGCGCCATGCGCCTCACGGAGGGGACGCGCTGGCCCGGCTGCAGCCTGGCGACGTGGAGGTCGGTCATCAGGTGCTCGCGCACCCGGGACGTTCCGATCGTGTCGGCGGGGCGCGGCTCGCGGATCGACATGAAGCCTCCTTGCGTCCATCGCGGCCGTCGGCCGCGGCTGGAAATATACTTCGACGCTCGGGACGGTTAACCAGTTCCGCGGCGCCGCGCGCGGAACAGTCCGGCCCGGGAGGTCCGGCCGCTGGTATCCTTTCCGAACGCCCCAACATCCGTCAGGAGGAGACATGAACGACGAGACGAAGAAGGCCGTGCTCGAAGCCGTCAAGACGGCGATCATCACCGAGCTGCGCGGTCTGGAGATCTACGCCGCCGCCGCCGAACGGACCACGGATGCAAGCGCCAAGCTGATGTTCCAGAGCCTCGCGGACGACGAACGCCTGCACAAGGAGTTCCTCGAGAAAAACTACCGCAGCGTGTTGCAGGAGGGGGTCTGGGCCGTCCCGGCGACGCCGCAGAACCTCACCCCGCTCGACCATTCCGACATCGTCACCCCGGAGTTCCTCAAGCGGGTCAAGGGCGGCTCTTTCGAAATGGCGGTCATCGCCGCCGGCGTCGAACTCGAACGCTCGGCGATCGAGTACTACCGCGCCGCCGCCGAAGCCTGCCCGGACGAGACCGTGGCCGCGACGTTCCGCTTCCTGTCCGACTGGGAAAAGGGACACCTCGAGTCGCTGTCCGAGCTCGAGCTGCGAATGCGCGACCAGTACTTCGCGGATCTGGGCTTCAGTCCGTTCTGACCGCGGCCGTCCGCGGCCGCGGAACTCGAAGGGGGCGCCGCCCGTCGGCGCCCTCTTCACCGACCGAACCGAGAGGGAGCCGAAATGAAGTCGTGGTTGATCGTCGCGCTCGTCGCCGCCGCCGCCTCGCCGGCCGTCGCGGAGGGTCCAGCCTTGAAGGTCGTTCCGGACATCGTTCAGCGCCGCGCGCAGTTCGCGGTCAAGCCGCTCTCGGCCGATCTCTCGAAACTCGGCCCCGGCGACCGCGAGGCGCTCGCCCACGTCGTCGCGGCGGCGAAGCTGCTGCACCCGATCTTCCTCGAACAGATCTGGCCGGACAACGCGGCGTTCGCCAAGCAGGTCGCGGCGCTCGACGGCCCTCTCGCGGCCGCCGCCAAGGACTACTACCGGATCATGGGCGGGCCGTGGGACAAGCTGCGGGACGACGCGCCGTTCGTCGGCGACGTCCGGCGCGCTCCCGGCGCCGGCTTCTACTCTCCGGGGACGACGAAGGCCGAGGTCGAAGAGTGGCTGG includes:
- a CDS encoding winged helix-turn-helix domain-containing protein; amino-acid sequence: MSIREPRPADTIGTSRVREHLMTDLHVARLQPGQRVPSVRRMAQLTGLDRKTVHRAYVRLAAEGLLVARPGSGTYLAPTPRGAAAAAAPEAPRLLAAVERALDDAKALGLDPAAFARFLQRMAERRLHHVRIGVLGENWEQLGLVARDVEAALGAIVRPMLIESLTGPEHPPVASFHGLVATDDTVQEARKIIGADGPPVYGVAVDPALANAAVRQARLGPVLFVVRDLRFEPYIKRMLARLEVPANIIERIRFCDPTGIDRAVSQIRGAGALFVSRLVETEVGRRIPSGWRRLPPAPFIDAASLELLRARVTLADVEREGPLAGLAGAAAAKGAERRPEAQH
- a CDS encoding ferritin family protein — translated: MNDETKKAVLEAVKTAIITELRGLEIYAAAAERTTDASAKLMFQSLADDERLHKEFLEKNYRSVLQEGVWAVPATPQNLTPLDHSDIVTPEFLKRVKGGSFEMAVIAAGVELERSAIEYYRAAAEACPDETVAATFRFLSDWEKGHLESLSELELRMRDQYFADLGFSPF